Genomic segment of Acidobacteriota bacterium:
CGATCTGATTGCGGCTCAGCGAGGAGCCGAAGACGCCCAGGGCGAGGAACAGACCGCCGATCAAGGCGATGCCCAGATAGCCGCTGGCGATGGTGCCCCAGTCGAGATCGCTGGCCCGGTCAACGATCACCGCGTAGGAGACCGTCGGCAGCCACAGGAAGAGATAGAACACGAAGGACGCCAGGTATTTGCCGGCGACCACCTGACCCTCGGTGACCGGCGCCGTCATCAACACCTCGATGGAACCGGACTTGCGTTCCTCGGCCAACAGCCGCATGGTCAGAACCGGAGTCGCGAAGATCAACACGATCCAGAAAAGGAAACTGCCGCCAAAGAAAATGTCGAAGGGTCGCCCGGCCTCCGCCAGCGGGTTGTTCAGGTAGCTGACGATCAGCGCGAATACCGCGCCGTTGACCGCCAGAAAGAAGAACAGCACCACGTAGGCCAACGGCGAAAAGAAGAAGGCCCGCAGTTCGCGGGAGAAGGTCGCCAGCAGAGCGTTCACGAGGGCACCTCCTCGGCCGCTTCTTCGGAATCCACTTCCTCGTGGGTGGTCAAGCGCACGAAGATGTCTTCGAAGGAGGCCTTGTGCTCCGCCAGGCCGAGCAGGACCCATCCGGCCTCAACGGCGGTGTGGAAGACCTCCGCCCGCAGGTCGTCGGTGGCCTCGAGCAGCAGGGCCTCGCCGTCCCGGCGTACCGCGGCGACCCCGTCCAAAGCCGCGAGAATTTCTCCGGCATCGGCCGGGAAGCCGGCGATCTCGACCCGCAGTGTCCGCTGGCCGCCACCGACCCGGCGCAACTCCTCCGGCGTGCCCTGGGCCACCAGGCGGCCACGATCGATGATCAGCACCCGGTCGCACAGCAACTCCACCTCCGGCAGAATGTGGGTGGAGAGCAGGAGCGTGCGGCTCTTGCCCAGTTCGCGGATCAGTTCGCGGATCGCGATGATCTGCCCCGGATCGAGGCCGACGGTGGGTTCGTCGAGCACCAGCACCTTGGGGCCGTGGAGAATCGCCGCCGCCAGGCCGACGCGCTGGCGATAGCCCTTGGAGAGGGTGCCGATGATCTGACCGCGCACGCCGGTCAACAGGCAGCGCTCCAGCGCCTCGCCGATACCGCTGCGGGCCGCGCCGCGCTCCATCCCTTCCAGCCGCGCCCGATAGTTGAGGTACTCCTCGACCCTCATCTCCGGGTAGAGGGCAACGTTCTCCGGCAGGTAGCCCAATTCCCGCCGCGCCGCCCGCGGCTCGCCGAAAAGATCCTTCCCGGCCACCCGTACCCGCCCCGCGGACGGCGGCAAGAAGCCGGTGACCATGCGCAGGGTGGTCGTCTTGCCCGCCCCGTTGGGACCCAGAATTCCGACGATCTCCCCCTCGTCCATGGCGAAGGAGACCCCCTCCACGGCGGTGAAGTCGCCGTAGCGTCGACTGAGATCGGTGGCTTCAATCATCGCCATTTCCCTCCTCGGTCCAGCGGGCATTCATGCGTTCAGTCTTCATATCGTGCGTCGCAAACAGCAATTCCGATGCCGAGACGACTCAGCCCGGCAGAACACGCGATGGAGCATAGGCGTTTCATCGCGAGCGCCAAAATGACGCCCTGACCGCGCACCATTCCGCGGTAGCATCACCCCATGAGCAGCGACGAAAGGAGCGCCAAGAGCCGCCAGAAAAGCTCGACGGCCCAGGGTATGAAGTCCGCCTACGAGCTGGCCCTGGAGCGTATGGAGAATCAGGGTATCGAGCGGCCCCGGGAAGGCGCCCTATCGGAACAGGCGCGAGACCGCATGGCGGAGATCCGCAGCAAGGCCGAAGCCCGCCTGGCGGAACTCGAAATCCTCCACCGCGACCGCCTGCGCAAAATCCCCGACCCGGCCGCCCGCCAGCAAGAAGAAGAGGACTACCGCCTGGAGCGTCGCTCCATCGAGTCGGCGCGGGATCGGGATTTGGAAAAGGTGCGGTCGGGCTAACCCGCCGAAAACTTCTCCACCGCCTGCCAGTCGCCGAAGATGTAGAGGAAGTCGTCGGCCTCGAAGGCGAAGGGCGGGCTCAGGTTCACGATCACTTCGCTCGCCCGCTCGACGGCCACCACGGTGCAGCCGGTCTTCTCCCGCAGGCGAAACTCCACCGGATTCTTGCCGGCTAGGTGAACAGCCGATAGGCGGCGAATTTCGAGCTGCGGTTCGATCCACACGGCCTCTTCGCCGAGCAACCGCTGCTCCAGCATCTGGCCGGCGATCTGACTCATCGAGAGGGCAAAATCGGCGCCGGCGTGGTAGAGGCGTTCGACATTCCCTGACTCATTGACCCGCGCGATCACCGGCACCTTCGGCGCCATTTCCCTGGAGATGACGGTACCGAAGAGCGCCGTGCTGTCGGACTCCGGAGCGAGGATCAGGCATTGTGCCTCGGCCAGTTCGGCTCGCAGCAAGATGTCCTGGTCGAGGACGTCGCCCACCAGATCCACCCCAGGACTTGCCTTGAGATCGATCACCGTCGTTTCCTCGCCGGCATCGTGCAGGAGTTCGACCACCTTCTTGCCCACTTCACCGTAGCCCGCCACTACGAAGCGGCCGCGGCGGGGTACCGCCGAGCCGCCGACCAGGGCGCGCATCCGGCGGAGGTTGTCCGACTCACCAATCACCACCAGAATGCCGCCCGCTTCCAGGCGAGTATCCGCCTGCGGTGACATTTCGAGACCGCCCCTCACCCACTGGCCGATCACCGTGCCGCCGGTGCGGGCGCCGAGGTCGGCCTGCCGCAAGGTGCGGCCGACCAGCTCACAGTCCGGAGCCACCCGCATCTCCTCCACTTCGAGGGCGTCGCCCAAGCGCTGAATTCCCGTCACTCGAGGATTGATGCGGGCGCTCGCACGGCCGGCGAGGGCCGCACCGAGCAGGTGCCGCGGGGTAAAGATGCCGGTAGCCCCGGCCAGGGCCAAGGGCCGCCGGTGGAAGGGATCTTCGACCAGCACCAGAATGTCGCCCTCGAATCCGAGCTGGCGCGCCGCCAGCAGCAGCGCCGCGTCCTGGTGGTCGTCGGCGTTGGCGATGAGCGCCCGGGAGCGCAATAGACCGGCGCCCTTCAAGTCTTCGTCCTCGATGCCCGACAGCACCACCCGCTGGCCGTCATCGACCAGCCGCCGAGCGGTGGCTTCGTCTTCTTCGATCACCAGCGACGGGACCTTGCGCTCGCCGAGACGGCGCAGGAGCCCGGAAACGGCCGGGCCGTAGCGATAGACGATGACGTGATCCGCGAGGTCCGGCGCGGCCGTGGGCAGGCGCACCTCGAACCGCTTCTCCAAAATGGGAATCAGGTAAATGGGAATCAGCAGAAAGACGAAGAACACCCCGAGGAACTGGATGACCGTGACCAGCGCGATCATCGCCGGGTGTTGCCAGTGGTGGTCTCCGCCATAGCCGGTAGTGGTGAAGGTTTCAACCGCCCACTGCAGGCTGTCCCGGTAGGTCCTCGGATCTCCCTCCAGACGATCCATTCCCAGCCAGTACAGCGTTGAAGCGATCAACAGCAGCACCGGCAGAGCCAGCAACAGGGCGACGATGCGGGAGCGGGTGGTTTTGAGCACGATTCTGATCGAGGAGGCGGTGCTTCGTCCATCAGTAGGGCATGTCGTCTTCGTCGAGACCGAAGTGGTGGCCGAGTTCGTGGATCACCGTGTCGCGCACCTCTTTGAGCACCTCCCGGCGGCTGCGGCAAAAGCGCAGAATGGGGCCACGGTAGATCGCGATGCGGTCCGGTAGGGCAGAATAAAAGCTGTCCCGCTCGGCCAGCGAGATCCCCTGGTAGAGGCCGAAGAGCTCGCCGTCTTCAGGATGGTCGGGATCCATCTCGAACTCCGCCAGAATCTCCGGATCGGGCTCTTCTTCGACCACCACCGCCACGTTGTCGAGGAGCGCGGCGAACTCGTCCGGCAGGCTGTCGAGAGCCTCGCCCACCATCGCCTCGAACTGGTCTTCAGAGATCCGCAGCATCGCTCGACTCCTCCGCGCACAGCCGCGGCACCAGGGACTCGGCAAGGCGCTCGGCGATATTCTGCGAGAAAGCCGCCGTGTAGTGGACCTGGTCCACATAGAGGGCCTCGCCGCGATTTCGCTGCAGGTCACCCAGCCAGAGGAAATCCTCGGCCAAGGGCCCGTCGGGAGCCTCGCGCAGACGGTCCATCGCCTCGTACCCGAGCGCCCGCGTAGCGCGTTCGGGACCGCCGGCGCCGGCGAAGGAATGGTGCTCCAGGTCGTAGCCGAAACCCGGCACCGGCTGCCAGACGAAAAGGGTCTCGACGCCCTCGGCTGCCGCCACCGCCTGGATCTGGCGGCGGTTGCGCAGCCAGCGATCGAGCACCGCCTGGGCGTCCCCGGTTTCGACCACCCGCTCCTGGACCTGCTCCGGGCGCTGCAGCCACCGTTTGGCGAGGCGCGCCATAGGCATGTTGACGGCCAGACGTCGCACCTGCTGGCCGGTGGTCTCCCGCATCGCATAGGCCAGCCGCCCGGTGAACTTGGGGGCATCGTCCGCATGGCCGAACTCGTTGAGCCCGTCGACAAACACCGCCGCCCGCGGCCGGATGCCTTCCGCCACCAGGCGCTGGAAGAGGATGTTTTCCTGCGAGCTGAAGTAGTTGGAGCGGCCGAGGTTGTACACCGGCGGGACCGATGCGCCACAGCGCTCCGCCAGCACCGCGCCGAGCTGCGCGGGAATGGTCTCGTCATCGCTCAGGCCGTAGCCGAAAGTGGTCGAACCGCCAAAAACGAAGACCCCTTCGCCCACGGCCGGCGGCCACGGCAGGTCGACACCGGTGGAGCGGAATCCACGCTCGGAGATGTTGACGAATTCGCCCTTGAAGGGCCCCTCCTTGAACTGGGTGTAGGGCTCGTAGGTGTACTGCCGAGACCAGGTTTCCCTGAGCAGTCGTTCAATCTCCGCATCGTCGCGGTCGGGGT
This window contains:
- a CDS encoding ABC transporter permease; translated protein: MNALLATFSRELRAFFFSPLAYVVLFFFLAVNGAVFALIVSYLNNPLAEAGRPFDIFFGGSFLFWIVLIFATPVLTMRLLAEERKSGSIEVLMTAPVTEGQVVAGKYLASFVFYLFLWLPTVSYAVIVDRASDLDWGTIASGYLGIALIGGLFLALGVFGSSLSRNQIVAAIISFAVSVLVLMVAFLPGLVNSQNLKEILSYVSVVEHMDEFARGIVDTRRLVFYGSVTAFLLWVASRTLEDNKWR
- a CDS encoding ATP-binding cassette domain-containing protein produces the protein MIEATDLSRRYGDFTAVEGVSFAMDEGEIVGILGPNGAGKTTTLRMVTGFLPPSAGRVRVAGKDLFGEPRAARRELGYLPENVALYPEMRVEEYLNYRARLEGMERGAARSGIGEALERCLLTGVRGQIIGTLSKGYRQRVGLAAAILHGPKVLVLDEPTVGLDPGQIIAIRELIRELGKSRTLLLSTHILPEVELLCDRVLIIDRGRLVAQGTPEELRRVGGGQRTLRVEIAGFPADAGEILAALDGVAAVRRDGEALLLEATDDLRAEVFHTAVEAGWVLLGLAEHKASFEDIFVRLTTHEEVDSEEAAEEVPS
- a CDS encoding NAD-binding protein, which translates into the protein MLKTTRSRIVALLLALPVLLLIASTLYWLGMDRLEGDPRTYRDSLQWAVETFTTTGYGGDHHWQHPAMIALVTVIQFLGVFFVFLLIPIYLIPILEKRFEVRLPTAAPDLADHVIVYRYGPAVSGLLRRLGERKVPSLVIEEDEATARRLVDDGQRVVLSGIEDEDLKGAGLLRSRALIANADDHQDAALLLAARQLGFEGDILVLVEDPFHRRPLALAGATGIFTPRHLLGAALAGRASARINPRVTGIQRLGDALEVEEMRVAPDCELVGRTLRQADLGARTGGTVIGQWVRGGLEMSPQADTRLEAGGILVVIGESDNLRRMRALVGGSAVPRRGRFVVAGYGEVGKKVVELLHDAGEETTVIDLKASPGVDLVGDVLDQDILLRAELAEAQCLILAPESDSTALFGTVISREMAPKVPVIARVNESGNVERLYHAGADFALSMSQIAGQMLEQRLLGEEAVWIEPQLEIRRLSAVHLAGKNPVEFRLREKTGCTVVAVERASEVIVNLSPPFAFEADDFLYIFGDWQAVEKFSAG
- a CDS encoding metallopeptidase family protein; the protein is MRISEDQFEAMVGEALDSLPDEFAALLDNVAVVVEEEPDPEILAEFEMDPDHPEDGELFGLYQGISLAERDSFYSALPDRIAIYRGPILRFCRSRREVLKEVRDTVIHELGHHFGLDEDDMPY
- a CDS encoding SGNH/GDSL hydrolase family protein, whose product is MAGRPPRRRWVSAYQSLALMLLNVSLLLLLINACAAGVLAVSGDDSEGALAYGLDALRPVYPDRDDAEIERLLRETWSRQYTYEPYTQFKEGPFKGEFVNISERGFRSTGVDLPWPPAVGEGVFVFGGSTTFGYGLSDDETIPAQLGAVLAERCGASVPPVYNLGRSNYFSSQENILFQRLVAEGIRPRAAVFVDGLNEFGHADDAPKFTGRLAYAMRETTGQQVRRLAVNMPMARLAKRWLQRPEQVQERVVETGDAQAVLDRWLRNRRQIQAVAAAEGVETLFVWQPVPGFGYDLEHHSFAGAGGPERATRALGYEAMDRLREAPDGPLAEDFLWLGDLQRNRGEALYVDQVHYTAAFSQNIAERLAESLVPRLCAEESSDAADL